A stretch of the Chloroflexota bacterium genome encodes the following:
- a CDS encoding 4Fe-4S binding protein has protein sequence MIVEAGNSAQYNTGAWRAFRPVRDVSRCTNCMFCWVYCPDSSIRVKDQKMVGFDLLHCKGCGICANVCPVKCIEMHDEAEFGGSIEMVDEPGRAGGAK, from the coding sequence ATGATTGTGGAAGCGGGTAACTCCGCGCAGTACAATACAGGCGCGTGGCGAGCCTTCCGCCCCGTGCGCGATGTCAGCCGTTGCACCAACTGCATGTTCTGCTGGGTCTATTGCCCCGATTCCAGCATTCGGGTCAAGGACCAGAAGATGGTGGGCTTTGACCTGCTCCACTGCAAGGGCTGCGGCATCTGCGCCAACGTGTGCCCCGTCAAGTGCATTGAGATGCACGACGAAGCCGAGTTCGGGGGCTCCATAGAGATGGTGGATGAGCCTGGCCGCGCGGGAGGTGCCAAATGA
- a CDS encoding undecaprenyl/decaprenyl-phosphate alpha-N-acetylglucosaminyl 1-phosphate transferase codes for MAFVFVFAASFLVSLVLTPLAGRLGLRLAIADEPGGRRRHTGRVSRLGGVALFAAFMAGLAVMQLLPAPIRPATNDPNEATRLLGVALGCVFVFAAGIWDDARELPSWPQFAVQVIAAGIAMLFLIFIEVINNPLTNRQIWFPWYVTIPVTLFWIMGAMNTVNFLDGLDGLAAGVTAIAALLLTVHMVREGQHSVALLPLALLGSTLGFLPYNFHPARVFMGSGGSYFLGFALGTLSIVAGGKVATLLLVLGIPIMDVAWQMVARIRRGQPIGQGDRGHLHFRLADMGWSQRRIVLAYYAFCALFGGLALLISTRLYKLIALLVLAGLATAVFVWASRRGGPAGVGRMEGQADADEREG; via the coding sequence ATGGCGTTCGTATTCGTGTTTGCGGCTTCGTTCCTGGTGTCGCTGGTACTGACGCCGCTTGCGGGACGGCTTGGCCTGCGCCTGGCCATCGCCGACGAGCCGGGCGGTCGGCGCCGCCATACGGGCCGCGTGTCTCGCCTGGGGGGCGTGGCGCTGTTCGCGGCCTTCATGGCGGGACTCGCCGTGATGCAACTTCTGCCCGCGCCCATCCGGCCCGCCACCAACGACCCCAACGAGGCCACGCGGCTGCTCGGCGTCGCCCTCGGGTGCGTGTTCGTGTTCGCGGCCGGGATTTGGGACGACGCCCGCGAACTCCCCTCGTGGCCGCAGTTCGCCGTGCAGGTCATCGCGGCGGGCATCGCCATGCTGTTCCTCATCTTCATTGAGGTCATCAACAACCCGCTGACCAACCGACAAATCTGGTTCCCCTGGTACGTAACAATTCCCGTTACGCTGTTCTGGATCATGGGCGCGATGAACACGGTCAACTTCCTGGACGGCCTGGACGGCCTGGCGGCGGGGGTAACGGCCATTGCCGCGTTGCTCCTCACCGTGCACATGGTGCGCGAAGGCCAGCACAGCGTGGCGCTGCTGCCGCTGGCGCTGCTGGGGAGCACGCTGGGCTTTCTGCCGTACAACTTCCATCCGGCGCGGGTGTTCATGGGCAGCGGAGGGTCGTACTTCCTGGGGTTCGCGCTGGGCACGCTGTCCATCGTGGCGGGGGGCAAGGTGGCGACGCTCCTGCTGGTGCTGGGGATTCCCATCATGGACGTGGCCTGGCAGATGGTGGCGCGCATCCGCAGGGGCCAACCCATCGGCCAGGGCGACCGCGGGCATCTGCACTTCCGCCTGGCCGATATGGGGTGGTCGCAGCGACGCATCGTGCTGGCGTACTACGCCTTCTGCGCGCTGTTCGGCGGCCTGGCGCTACTCATCTCCACGCGGCTGTACAAACTCATCGCGCTGCTCGTGCTGGCAGGGCTGGCGACGGCGGTGTTCGTGTGGGCATCAAGGCGGGGCGGGCCGGCGGGCGTGGGCCGGATGGAGGGGCAAGCGGACGCCGATGAGCGCGAAGGATGA
- the porA gene encoding pyruvate ferredoxin oxidoreductase — protein sequence MSEFKALDGTGAVAEAMRQINPDVVAAYPITPQTAIVQTFSEFVADGLVDTEFITVESEHSAMSACVGASAAGARVMTATSSAGLAFMWEILYVAASNRLPIVMTNVNRALSAPINIHCDHSDSMGARDAGWIHLFCENAQEAYDTVIQAVRIAEHPDVLLPVMILFDGFITSHAEERVEIFDDAKVKAFVGEYRPKYSLLDLDHPVTYGPLDFTDYYFEHKRQQVEAMRHAQKVILDVADEFAKTFGRKYGLFETYRLDDAEAAIVVSSSTAGTARAAVDKLRAQGAKVGLLKPRVFRPFPAQEMVSALRHVKAVGVMDRAISFGSMGNAGPLFLELAAAMKIYDANVPMADFVFGLGGRDIVPSQIEGVFHDLLQIAKTGKVTDLVSYVGVRE from the coding sequence ATGAGCGAGTTCAAAGCATTGGATGGGACCGGCGCCGTCGCCGAGGCGATGCGCCAGATCAATCCGGATGTCGTTGCAGCGTACCCCATCACGCCCCAGACCGCGATTGTGCAGACGTTCTCGGAGTTCGTCGCCGACGGGCTGGTGGACACCGAATTCATCACCGTGGAAAGCGAGCACAGCGCCATGAGCGCGTGCGTGGGCGCTTCGGCTGCGGGCGCGCGCGTGATGACGGCCACCTCGTCGGCGGGCCTGGCGTTCATGTGGGAAATCCTGTACGTGGCCGCGTCCAACCGCCTGCCGATTGTGATGACCAACGTGAACCGCGCCCTGTCCGCGCCCATCAACATCCACTGCGACCATTCCGATTCCATGGGCGCGCGGGATGCGGGCTGGATTCACCTCTTCTGCGAGAACGCCCAGGAAGCCTACGACACGGTAATCCAGGCCGTGCGCATCGCCGAGCACCCCGACGTGCTCCTGCCGGTCATGATCCTGTTTGACGGCTTCATCACGTCCCACGCCGAGGAGCGCGTGGAAATCTTTGACGACGCCAAGGTCAAGGCATTCGTCGGCGAGTATCGGCCCAAGTACTCGCTGCTGGACCTGGATCACCCGGTAACCTACGGGCCGCTGGACTTCACCGACTACTACTTTGAGCACAAGCGCCAGCAGGTGGAAGCCATGCGCCACGCCCAGAAGGTCATCCTGGATGTGGCCGATGAATTCGCCAAGACGTTTGGCCGCAAGTACGGCCTGTTTGAGACGTACCGCCTGGACGACGCCGAGGCGGCGATTGTGGTGTCGTCGTCCACCGCAGGGACGGCGCGCGCGGCCGTGGACAAACTGCGGGCGCAGGGGGCCAAGGTGGGCCTGCTGAAGCCTCGCGTCTTCCGCCCGTTCCCGGCCCAGGAGATGGTGTCCGCCCTACGGCATGTCAAAGCCGTGGGCGTGATGGACCGCGCCATCTCCTTCGGCTCCATGGGGAACGCCGGGCCGCTGTTCCTGGAACTGGCCGCGGCGATGAAGATTTACGACGCCAACGTGCCCATGGCCGACTTCGTCTTCGGCCTGGGCGGGCGCGACATCGTCCCCTCCCAGATTGAGGGCGTATTCCACGACCTGCTCCAAATCGCCAAGACCGGCAAGGTAACCGACCTGGTCTCCTATGTCGGCGTGCGCGAGTAG
- a CDS encoding peptidoglycan bridge formation glycyltransferase FemA/FemB family protein: MTIAVDIQAPAPWLDEEWNRFVERHRHGHLLQSCQWAQFKSRHAWSACRVIVREGREPVAGAQVLFRQVGPVSVAYVPKGPVVDWENAALVEAVVGGLHDLCRRRRAVFLRLEPDLPYSPDLARQLAAMRFRFAGKVQPLSTLHLDIDRDPEEILAGMKPKTRYNIRLAERKGVRVREGTEADVAVFYRLSQITSLRDDFPIHAEKYYRDAYRTFVPADMARLLLAEYDGEVIAGLMVFAFGASAWYMYGASSNRYRNLMPNHLLQWRAIQWARARGCKVYDFWGIPDEVGQDPASAALAAQRSDGLWGVYRFKEGFGGRVVRYLGAYDFAYAPLVYVAGMMLWPRLRHLLYRLRRKRPPESEVGVE; this comes from the coding sequence ATGACGATCGCCGTTGACATCCAGGCTCCGGCTCCCTGGCTGGACGAAGAATGGAACCGCTTCGTGGAGCGCCACAGGCACGGCCACTTGCTGCAATCCTGCCAGTGGGCGCAGTTCAAGTCGCGGCACGCGTGGTCGGCGTGCAGGGTCATCGTGCGCGAGGGGCGCGAGCCGGTGGCCGGGGCGCAGGTCCTGTTCCGACAGGTGGGCCCCGTCTCCGTGGCCTACGTGCCAAAAGGCCCGGTTGTGGACTGGGAGAATGCGGCCCTCGTTGAGGCCGTGGTGGGCGGGCTTCACGACCTGTGTCGTCGGCGGCGGGCCGTCTTCCTGCGCCTGGAGCCTGACCTGCCCTACAGCCCGGATTTGGCGCGGCAGTTGGCCGCCATGCGCTTTCGGTTCGCAGGCAAGGTGCAGCCGTTGAGCACCCTGCATCTGGACATTGACCGCGACCCCGAGGAGATTCTCGCGGGCATGAAGCCCAAGACCCGCTACAACATCCGACTGGCCGAGCGCAAGGGCGTGCGGGTGCGCGAGGGCACGGAGGCCGATGTGGCCGTCTTCTACCGCCTGTCGCAGATCACCAGCCTGCGCGACGATTTCCCCATCCACGCCGAGAAGTACTACCGCGACGCGTATCGCACGTTCGTGCCCGCGGACATGGCGCGGCTCCTGCTGGCCGAGTACGATGGCGAGGTCATCGCCGGCCTGATGGTCTTCGCGTTCGGCGCGTCGGCCTGGTACATGTACGGCGCGTCGTCCAACCGCTACCGCAACCTGATGCCCAATCATCTGCTCCAGTGGCGCGCCATCCAGTGGGCGCGGGCGCGCGGGTGCAAGGTGTACGACTTCTGGGGCATCCCCGACGAGGTGGGGCAGGATCCCGCGTCGGCAGCCCTCGCCGCGCAGCGCAGCGATGGCCTTTGGGGCGTGTATCGGTTCAAGGAGGGTTTTGGCGGGCGGGTGGTGCGCTACCTGGGCGCTTACGACTTCGCCTACGCGCCGCTGGTGTACGTGGCGGGCATGATGTTGTGGCCCAGGCTGCGCCACCTGCTGTACCGCCTGCGCCGCAAACGCCCGCCCGAGAGCGAGGTGGGCGTGGAGTAG
- a CDS encoding bifunctional folylpolyglutamate synthase/dihydrofolate synthase produces the protein MDTYSDALRYLYGLPSWQYWVTDREVVPPNLDRFRTLLKRLGSPHRAFQSVHVAGTKGKGSTSAMIASILAQAGYRTGLYTSPHLHTFRERIQVNGEMISEAEVVELANWIRPTLERTPGTTFEAITAIAFEHFRRRGVQIAVLEVGLGGRFDATNVVRPLISVITSIGMDHMNVLGNTLDRIAAEKAGIIKRGVPVVFTPQKASAAAVLAERARQRRARQVWVGRDWRWQLEGQTHEGQHFLASSARGPRAGWPVPLADLFIPLIGRHQLDNATAAIAAVAELEPRGFPVSEDALRRGLAEVRWPARLEVMQSSPWLIVDSAHTVESVEAALATVREILGRAPDVVIFGASADKDVASMLRLIPSATRLVFAQAPHERAMDVAELQRTARALGRESAGVRSPRQALDHALTDVGQGGMVLALGSIFLAAAVREAWLEREGRPLPPKDPV, from the coding sequence GTGGACACGTATTCTGATGCCCTGCGTTATCTGTACGGACTCCCCAGTTGGCAGTATTGGGTAACGGATCGTGAGGTTGTGCCTCCGAACTTGGACCGGTTCCGCACCCTGCTCAAGCGCCTGGGTTCGCCGCATCGCGCCTTCCAGTCGGTGCACGTCGCCGGCACCAAGGGCAAAGGCTCCACCAGCGCCATGATCGCCTCCATCCTGGCCCAGGCGGGATACCGGACGGGGCTGTACACGTCGCCGCACTTGCACACGTTCCGCGAGCGCATCCAGGTGAATGGCGAGATGATCTCCGAGGCGGAGGTCGTGGAACTGGCGAACTGGATTCGCCCCACGTTGGAGCGCACCCCCGGCACGACCTTTGAGGCCATCACGGCGATTGCGTTTGAGCATTTTCGTCGCCGTGGCGTCCAGATCGCGGTGTTGGAGGTGGGGCTGGGCGGCAGGTTTGACGCCACCAATGTAGTGCGGCCCCTAATCTCGGTCATCACGTCCATCGGCATGGACCACATGAACGTGCTGGGCAACACCCTGGATCGCATCGCCGCCGAAAAGGCCGGCATCATCAAGCGGGGTGTGCCCGTCGTCTTCACGCCGCAGAAGGCGTCGGCGGCGGCGGTCCTGGCCGAGCGGGCGCGGCAGCGGCGGGCGCGGCAGGTCTGGGTGGGCCGAGACTGGCGCTGGCAGTTGGAGGGCCAGACCCACGAGGGGCAGCATTTCCTCGCGTCTTCCGCGCGCGGGCCGCGGGCCGGATGGCCGGTGCCTCTGGCGGATTTGTTCATCCCGCTCATCGGGCGACACCAACTGGACAACGCCACCGCCGCCATCGCCGCCGTGGCCGAGTTGGAGCCGCGGGGGTTCCCGGTGTCCGAGGACGCGCTGCGGCGCGGGCTGGCCGAGGTGCGGTGGCCCGCACGGCTGGAGGTGATGCAGTCCTCGCCGTGGCTCATCGTGGATTCGGCGCACACGGTGGAATCCGTGGAAGCGGCCCTCGCGACGGTTCGGGAGATTCTGGGCCGCGCGCCCGACGTGGTGATCTTCGGCGCGTCCGCCGACAAGGACGTGGCGAGCATGTTGCGTCTCATTCCGTCCGCGACGCGCCTGGTGTTCGCGCAGGCCCCCCACGAGAGGGCCATGGACGTGGCCGAGTTGCAGCGCACCGCGCGCGCCCTTGGGCGAGAGTCGGCGGGCGTTCGCTCGCCGCGCCAGGCGCTGGACCATGCGCTCACGGACGTTGGTCAAGGCGGCATGGTCCTGGCGCTTGGTTCCATCTTCCTGGCGGCCGCCGTGCGCGAGGCGTGGCTGGAACGGGAAGGTCGCCCGCTGCCGCCGAAGGATCCGGTGTAG
- a CDS encoding YdcF family protein codes for MTKRVWRIVRLGIILALAVAAAALVALWNILGAARAEKKAPADVILVLGAPVWPGEQPSPILRSRIEAGVALYMQGYAPRIIVSGGLGKLPPSEAEAMRRVAVGMGVPPEAILLEDRSHSTLDNIRNTAQIMAAHGWRSVLVVSDPYHMFRACRMAADAGLEAYPVPVADSPGWTIPRLRAYFTFRETFAVMAYEITRVGRWLRGHVF; via the coding sequence GTGACCAAACGGGTGTGGAGAATCGTGCGGCTCGGCATCATCTTGGCCCTGGCGGTCGCGGCGGCCGCCCTTGTGGCGCTGTGGAATATCCTCGGCGCGGCGCGGGCGGAGAAGAAAGCCCCCGCCGACGTGATCCTGGTCCTGGGCGCGCCGGTCTGGCCCGGCGAGCAGCCCAGCCCCATCCTGCGCAGCCGCATTGAAGCCGGCGTGGCGCTCTACATGCAAGGCTACGCGCCGCGCATCATCGTGAGCGGGGGCCTGGGGAAACTCCCGCCCTCCGAGGCCGAGGCCATGCGGCGGGTGGCCGTCGGCATGGGCGTGCCGCCGGAGGCCATTCTGTTGGAAGATCGGTCGCACTCCACGCTGGACAACATCCGCAACACCGCGCAAATCATGGCGGCGCACGGCTGGCGCTCGGTCCTGGTGGTGTCCGATCCCTACCACATGTTCCGCGCATGTCGCATGGCCGCCGACGCGGGGCTTGAAGCCTACCCGGTCCCCGTCGCCGACAGCCCAGGCTGGACGATTCCCAGGCTGCGCGCGTACTTCACGTTTCGCGAGACCTTCGCCGTGATGGCATATGAAATCACCCGCGTCGGGAGATGGCTACGTGGACACGTATTCTGA
- a CDS encoding pyruvate ferredoxin oxidoreductase (catalyzes the formation of acetyl-CoA from pyruvate and coenzyme A) — translation MATKLNLKELSKREDRLAPGHRLCAGCGAGIVVRQILAAIDEPVVLANATGCLEVSTTIFPYTSWRVPWIHNAFENAASTMSGVETAYRALVKRGKIPEQNVKFIAFGGDGGTYDIGIQALSGALERGHKMMYVCYNNEAYMNTGIQRSSATPMGANTTTSPAGKVIPGKMQPRKDLTAICAAHNIPYVAQASPHNWRDLMEKARKGVAADGPAFLNVLSSCNRGWRHDTDTTVEVMKLATETCVWPLYEVENGVWRLTYKPKVKKPVTEWLQAQGRFRHLFRPENQYMIERIQQDVDERWERLLKLCGEA, via the coding sequence ATGGCAACGAAACTGAACCTTAAAGAACTGTCCAAGCGCGAAGATCGGCTGGCCCCAGGACACCGCCTGTGCGCGGGGTGCGGCGCGGGCATCGTCGTGCGCCAGATTCTGGCCGCCATTGACGAGCCTGTGGTCCTGGCCAACGCCACCGGCTGCCTGGAGGTCTCCACCACCATCTTCCCCTACACTTCCTGGCGCGTGCCCTGGATTCACAACGCCTTTGAGAACGCCGCCTCTACCATGAGCGGCGTGGAGACGGCCTATCGCGCGCTGGTCAAGCGAGGCAAGATCCCCGAGCAGAACGTGAAGTTCATCGCTTTCGGCGGCGACGGCGGCACCTACGACATCGGCATCCAGGCGCTGTCGGGCGCGTTGGAGCGCGGGCACAAGATGATGTACGTCTGCTACAACAACGAGGCGTACATGAACACCGGCATCCAGCGTTCCAGCGCCACGCCCATGGGCGCCAACACGACGACATCGCCCGCGGGCAAGGTCATCCCGGGCAAGATGCAGCCCCGCAAGGACCTGACGGCCATCTGCGCGGCGCACAACATCCCCTACGTGGCCCAGGCGTCGCCCCACAACTGGCGCGACCTGATGGAGAAGGCCCGCAAGGGCGTGGCCGCCGACGGCCCGGCGTTCCTCAACGTCCTGTCCTCGTGCAACCGCGGCTGGCGGCACGATACGGACACCACCGTGGAGGTCATGAAATTGGCGACCGAGACGTGTGTCTGGCCGCTGTACGAGGTGGAAAACGGCGTCTGGCGCCTGACCTACAAGCCCAAGGTCAAGAAGCCGGTTACCGAATGGCTCCAGGCCCAGGGCCGATTCCGCCACCTGTTCCGCCCGGAGAACCAATACATGATTGAGCGCATCCAGCAGGATGTGGACGAAAGATGGGAGCGCCTGCTGAAACTCTGCGGCGAGGCCTAG
- a CDS encoding 2-oxoacid:acceptor oxidoreductase family protein: MSKLVEVRWHGRGGQGAVTAGKVLAEAALDAGLYFQAFPEYGPERMGAPIQAFTRISDHPVDLHCQIQEPDVVVVLDPTLLGTVKVTEGLKPDGILLVNTSASPAEIREQLNLRTGRVFTVDASRIAIETLGREITNTPMLGALVKATGLFEVDAIVEQTRQRFAKKHMKADIVEANVAAIRRAAEEVKEG; encoded by the coding sequence ATGAGCAAGTTGGTTGAAGTACGTTGGCATGGCCGTGGCGGCCAGGGCGCGGTTACGGCAGGCAAGGTCCTCGCCGAGGCCGCGCTGGATGCAGGGCTGTACTTCCAGGCCTTCCCCGAGTACGGTCCGGAGCGCATGGGCGCGCCGATTCAGGCGTTCACCCGCATCAGCGATCACCCCGTTGACCTCCACTGCCAGATTCAGGAGCCCGACGTGGTCGTGGTGCTGGACCCCACGCTCCTGGGCACGGTGAAGGTAACCGAGGGCCTGAAGCCCGACGGGATTCTGCTCGTCAACACGAGCGCGTCGCCCGCCGAAATCCGCGAGCAACTCAACCTTCGCACCGGGCGCGTGTTCACGGTGGACGCCAGCCGCATCGCCATTGAGACGCTGGGGCGCGAAATCACCAATACGCCCATGCTCGGCGCGCTGGTCAAGGCCACCGGCCTGTTTGAGGTGGACGCCATTGTGGAGCAGACGCGCCAGCGGTTCGCCAAGAAGCACATGAAGGCGGACATCGTAGAGGCCAACGTCGCCGCGATTCGTCGCGCAGCCGAAGAAGTCAAAGAGGGCTAG